In Triticum aestivum cultivar Chinese Spring chromosome 5B, IWGSC CS RefSeq v2.1, whole genome shotgun sequence, the following proteins share a genomic window:
- the LOC123115932 gene encoding PAN domain-containing protein At5g03700-like: MREDKPDPAIAVFLAALFLASAAPLIDGADREEPVTQLSNGFTATHSADAPGRFEPVLYAHNGIFAFGFLRVGSASLDLAVVHLPSSFPLWCATPARLADWSRPATLSFDNRLILTVPEVGELWSTLNVVGDTVALLNSSDLVIRLFNGRGTPWRSFENPSDTLVLGQNFTMSSPPLISKNRRFSLRFAKTYMALHMEFYGGRTRPMYWQYTAREAQPENATQPPVYGRLDSRGFFGLYLLGGDQSVDMLAFDTFVRNLTGAFRRMTLDDDGNLRAYYWTEGSKAWTSDYKAISGPCELPTSCGAYSLCVPGGAPKCQCLINSTASIAPPCRAEESTDLRGGGAGQLFDVVRRNRVSLAYKEQLPFETYKTAAECEQSCAASCSCWGAVYNGGSGYCYLIDFPVETVVYEADDRKVGYFKIRKAQQQSAAGRGMSPGVTAAVVVASLVLASLAVAGPYVGWKRWLRQRRAGGVGMEQELTPGHYRDLKSMDSPNNSFKT; this comes from the coding sequence ATGAGGGAAGACAAGCCTGATCCGGCCATCGCCGTCTTCCTCGCCGCTCTCTTTCTTGCGTCGGCGGCGCCCCTGATCGACGGAGCCGACAGGGAAGAGCCTGTGACGCAGCTGTCCAACGGCTTCACCGCGACGCACTCGGCCGACGCGCCGGGGCGGTTCGAGCCGGTGCTGTACGCGCACAacggcatcttcgccttcggcttCCTCCGCGTCGGCTCGGCGTCCCTGgacctcgccgtcgttcacctcccTTCGTCCTTCCCGCTCTGGTGTGCCACGCCGGCCCGTCTCGCGGACTGGTCGCGCCCGGCTACGCTCTCCTTCGACAACCGCCTGATCCTCACTGTCCCCGAGGTCGGCGAGCTCTGGAGCACCCTCAACGTCGTCGGCGATACGGTCGCGCTCCTCAACTCGTCCGACCTCGTCATCCGGCTCTTCAACGGCCGCGGTACGCCTTGGCGTAGCTTTGAAAACCCATCGGACACGCTCGTCCTAGGCCAGAACTTCACCATGTCGTCGCCGCCGCTCATCTCCAAGAACCGCCGCTTCTCTCTGCGGTTCGCCAAGACGTACATGGCGCTGCACATGGAGTTCTATGGTGGCCGCACGAGGCCGATGTACTGGCAGTACACGGCTCGCGAGGCCCAGCCAGAGAACGCAACGCAGCCCCCGGTGTacggccgcctggacagccgcgGCTTCTTCGGGCTCTACCTCCTGGGTGGCGACCAGAGCGTCGACATGCTTGCGTTCGACACATTCGTCCGGAACCTCACCGGCGCCTTTCGGCGGATGACGCTGGACGACGACGGCAACCTCCGCGCATACTACTGGACCGAGGGCTCCAAAGCTTGGACCTCCGACTACAAGGCCATTTCGGGGCCGTGCGAGCTGCCGACCTCGTGCGGCGCTTACAGCCTGTGCGTCCCGGGAGGAGCGCCCAAGTGCCAGTGTCTCATCAACAGCACCGCATCGATCGCCCCGCCATGCCGCGCCGAGGAATCCACCGACCTCCGcgggggcggcgcggggcagctgTTCGACGTTGTGCGGCGGAACCGGGTGTCACTTGCGTACAAGGAGCAGCTGCCGTTCGAGACGTACAAgacggcggcggagtgcgagcAGTCGTGCGCGGCCAGCTGCAGCTGCTGGGGCGCGGTGTACAACGGCGGGAGCGGGTACTGCTACCTCATCGACTTTCCCGTGGAGACGGTGGTGTACGAGGCCGACGACCGGAAGGTGGGCTATTTcaagatcaggaaggcgcagcaGCAGAGCGCAGCGGGGCGGGGCATGTCGCCAGGCGTGACAGCCGCGGTGGTGGTTGCGTCGCTGGTCCTGGCGAGCCTGGCCGTGGCCGGGCCGTACGTCGGGTGGAAGAGGTGGCTGCGGCAGCGGCGGGCTGGCGGTGTGGGGATGGAGCAGGAGCTGACGCCGGGCCATTACAGGGACCTCAAGTCCATGGACAGCCCCAACAATTCCTTCAAGACGTGA